The sequence ggctaaagaccacgtcaacttagatataaaacaagtttaaccCTTATGTCAACGGCAACATACCTGGGTATGTTTTGCGTTTTCAAAACGCTGTAGCTCTGAACTGGATAATCAGATCGACTTGATATCCTAGCGAAAACTGTTTTACGCAATAGTCCCAATTTTGGTTAGGATTGGATCATCCGTTTGGTAGATAAAGCCCATTTACCAAGTTGCACCCTTACGTCAAAAGCATACATACCTGGGTATACCATACCATATGTATAGTAAATCGCATGCAAATATGATAATATATTAAAAGTATAGTTTATTTTGAGTGAAAAAAATACTTATggcataaaaattattataaattataaaatacttatgaaaaaaatattaaaaaaactacgaaaaaatttaaaattattgaaattcaATTGCATCTATCGCATTGCGGCAAGTCCTTGGAATGCTCTGCGCACACTGGTTTGTTGCATAATGTGCATGCTTTACGAGTAGGGCGTCGTTTGGAGCAGATGTAGCAATTCCCCTTTACTTTTAGGCCTCCCGTACTATCACGCTCCTCCGCTTCATGTGCTCCAGCATCCACAACTCGGATGGGCCTACCTATCATGGCTTCGATGGCGTTGCGCGTTAAAAGAACTCTGGATATTCTGCTGTTATTCGCCCTTCTCTCTATTTCTGGCATGCATAGTTGCTCACTTAGCTGATGGAGAAACATCCTACGGCGGCTTGTATATGACTTCAGGTGAGTGTTGTTGTCAACGTATATTATGTATGCAGCAAACGCAGCAACGTCCAGCATAATATAAAAGAAAGCCAAAGGCCATCTATTTGTGCGCCGCTTGGTACTATATTCGGACAAGCACATGTCCATGCTATCAACTCCACCTTTGGTTTTGTTGTAGTCCAATATAAGCAATGGCTTCATCTTAGGACCGGACGTTTCCGTTGTATAATGAGAAGTGGACAATAATACAACTGCCTTGTTTTTCTTGGGCACGTACGAGCACATCGTAACGTGATTATAGAACCCAAACATTGACGATTCAGCTTCACGTCACTTGGGGTTGGCAAATGCTGCTGGCACGAATGTACGCCTTTTGTTGCAAGTACCCAATATAGATAAATTATTGTCTATCATCAAAGATTTTGCCAAGTTGTAGCTAGTGAAAAAGTTGTCACATACAATATTTCTTCCACTTCCATCAAAAAGGTTGATACATAAATCTTTGACTATTCTTTCACCAACGTTTCTTTCACGTTCACCAGACGGTGCCATTCCTGTATAGATTTGTCCCTgcattgaaaaattaaattcaatttagttATTTATACTTTCAACAATTTTCAACAATATTGATAGTACCTGCAATGGATAGAACGAAATGGAGTCGCACACCCACCACCCTTTTATCCCATATTTGGCAGGTTTTGATGGTATGTATTGCGTGAAGCCAGTTCCACCACGATAAGCATACAATTGTTCATCTACGGTGACGTTGGCTCCTGCCAGGTAATATCTACGAAGACAGTTGTTTAGCATCAAAAAAACGTCCGATATTGCTGCTGCTTTCTCAGATTGTTTGCGTTGCTGGCGTGTGTTTCCATTATCAAAACGAATGAAGCGGCTAATTTCCCAAAATCGTCGTAAACTCATTGCAGCACGATATAATGGATGTGATTGAGTATTCCACAAATCTTTCGTATGCACGTAACCAGAATGTGTAACGCCACTTAGCAAAAGTACACCCAAATATGCATCAAATTCACTTTCTGTTATGGGAATCCATGATCTCGGTTCTCTTGTTGGATGTTTTGCATTGTCATCATCAAAGAATTGCCTTGCCTTTCGATTTGATTCACGAATAATTATGTCGCATATTTCGTCTGACGTTATCAATTTGAACGTTTCTGAAATGGTCAAACCTTGCGTTGCCCGTACTGGTCCAGATTGTGCACTTCTTAGAATGTTGTGCGTACGGAATCTTACAGGTTGTGGTTGTATCGAAGACCAAACATTACCATCTCTGGCAGTAAAATATTCCCCAGTTTCAGTTGGTGCATCTTCAAGTTCTTCATCTGAATCACTGCCGTCCTCTGGGTCATATTCTGGTAACGTGGGCTCTTCTAAGTCTGAGTCACCAACTACTGAATCGTGGTCACTTATTTCTTCTTGGCTCTCTTCAAGCGTTTGACGAATATATGCTTGCTGTTCTTCGTACGAAAGTGCGCTTAGTTGTCGTGGAGTAAACCATTTACCATCTGCCATTtcactttgattttatttttttatttccacaaAATAAACAGAAACGTCCTTTCACTTCGAATCATACGTGCATGATAAAATCCGTAATACTGGTAAACCCTATTTCATACTTTTTAGCGCAAGTGATTAACGCAGGTACTATCGATTTTTTCAGAGATGTGTACCTGCCGGGTTATAACGGCATGCCATTTGCCATACAAAACGTATGTACATACCCGGGTGAGTTGCTGTTGACGTGCGTAAAAAAGTTCTGCTGTTGACATAAaggttaaaagggtcgtagactagaataataagctataacttagcaaaaaatagttttgaatcaatgatatttcacttatcaagttttattgtaagaggaaatggggagaatttttttttaacgggtgtaaaaaagttatttatctgaaacgaaacgtacaattgaagctcacgctgagtatataatgttcggttacacccgaaatagacatctttacttgtttCATGTTGTTATGTTGCAACACAAACCGGTTTCCAAATGGCTAGAGATgggattttaaaataaataaaccataaaaatggtaaatacccggaatattcctttttggtatctttttttggatattcaaaaatcatttgaatcgaagCTGCTTAGAATTACAATtcagcatatatgtaatactctaatagaaaatgctcgcaatgtgttttgaatccgaaatcaaaacaagacagcctatacaatttttgtgattgtagcagcataagtgtgacaagaaaaaacttaaatttaggtacattcgattattgaatacaaaaacaaaaacatgtaaacagcaatatatcggcactctgatgttggggaatgtacctagcgtattgtagcaatataggagtattacatatatgcaatgCAGCAATTAAATGTAtacgtcattttaaattaaaaaaatttcgttttaattttgaaCAAACAACACAGCAAACATTCAGAGTCAACAATTAGTCGGAAAGCCGTTTAattttggatcgtttgcactccttatgaactcatttaggagcttaaaggcagacctgttaaatttgaattagcattagtaatcaattaattaaaaaaaatggccaatgattatttcaattgttttccgaaaaagggaattactaattgattaccattagaaaaaaatcaaaaaaaaaaaaaaatgaaaagtaatcattttgattacttttgatttttttttggttattttccGACTTGTTGAAATAAAAATTCACGTTTGTTGCATGCaagggataatttctacatacaagtacatttaaagctggagtcattg is a genomic window of Eurosta solidaginis isolate ZX-2024a chromosome 4, ASM4086904v1, whole genome shotgun sequence containing:
- the LOC137249358 gene encoding piggyBac transposable element-derived protein 4-like, producing the protein MADGKWFTPRQLSALSYEEQQAYIRQTLEESQEEISDHDSVVGDSDLEEPTLPEYDPEDGSDSDEELEDAPTETGEYFTARDGNVWSSIQPQPVRFRTHNILRSAQSGPVRATQGLTISETFKLITSDEICDIIIRESNRKARQFFDDDNAKHPTREPRSWIPITESEFDAYLGVLLLSGVTHSGYVHTKDLWNTQSHPLYRAAMSLRRFWEISRFIRFDNGNTRQQRKQSEKAAAISDVFLMLNNCLRRYYLAGANVTVDEQLYAYRGGTGFTQYIPSKPAKYGIKGWWVCDSISFYPLQGQIYTGMAPSGERERNVGERIVKDLCINLFDGSGRNIVCDNFFTSYNLAKSLMIDNNLSILGTCNKRRTFVPAAFANPK